The DNA segment TGGTCCAGAATTGAGACCGGTGCCTCTACTATTTTTCTAATATTTAATTTGTCTTCCGACAGCAACGTCTCGATCCGGGCGATGTCGCGGCGAAGCGTCCGCAATTTGAGGGGATTGTCCAGTTCCTTCATCGTCTTCCGCATGTTGAGATTGAACAACTCCTCCAGCATTTCCCGCCGCTTCTGCTCCAATTCATCCCGGGTCATATCTCTTAACGCCACCATTTTCATAATTATGCCACCTCGGTATCTTTGCGGGTGATGAACTTGGTCCGTATCGGCAACTTATCCCCGGCCAGACGAAGCGCTTCTTTCGCCATCTTCTCCTCCACCCCTTCTATCTCAAAAAGAATCCTCCCCGGCTTGACCACCGCCACCCAGAATTCCGGGGCGCCTTTACCCTTGCCCATTCTCGTTTCAGCCGGC comes from the Candidatus Zixiibacteriota bacterium genome and includes:
- the rpmC gene encoding 50S ribosomal protein L29 translates to MKMVALRDMTRDELEQKRREMLEELFNLNMRKTMKELDNPLKLRTLRRDIARIETLLSEDKLNIRKIVEAPVSILDQAKAKSSSGPAEKSE